In the Apis cerana isolate GH-2021 linkage group LG7, AcerK_1.0, whole genome shotgun sequence genome, aatatattaacagtcttcgtatatatagaatttatggaaaaaaaaaaagaatatcaattttaacgaattttgagtttaacatttttctatttatgctttttattacttatattacattgcaaattaaaatttttcttgtgcTTTATCTACGAAATTGAAGTGTaggacaaaaaaaatataggatttcaaagaaaaatagtgGAAGAAAGATGTTTCAATCCTCATCGATAGTGTTTGACGGTTATTATTTACGttgaatacaatatttttagtaacacaaaaaacattttatttaaaatgaatttttgttttctaaaaaatattaaaaattaattttcatttctttttcatacttTCATACACTGtgatatgtacatataatatataactttcattcaaaaacaattaattagtcAAAATCGAAATGTGCggcaaaaatttttacaaatatattatttaactatttccaagaatttttgattaatattgaattaataattatatgcactttaataattatggcactttataatctattgattaaaattccaagaaatttaaatgaaaatatgaatccatttaagaataaaaagcatataaccaataatattgataattttataatattttcaatttatttcaattttctcgaaattgcATTCTATTAATTGcatactattaataatatttattgtcaaTACTTATCGATGTTGACATTGATTGCGAATATCATTGATTGCGTGCGAACTTTTAactcttataataaataaccaatgttttcgatataattgaatttttaatctgagtaattttctaataataaaattttaaatttgaaataaatcaaaataaaaaaatattaattatataaatattaatatttatattaaatattgattattttaatcagtattattttaaattttgatcagtttataacattataaaatttgaaaaaaaattttaacgattaaatatctttttattaatattattgatttagatataataattaaataactgattaatattaaatgatgattttttattttttattttctatacattacaaatttttcatttttattatatgaattagcaatttttatttattaaattttaataatttcttttttttttatcgagatcTCTTAGTGATGACTGATCAAGTCTAACCTAATatctaacaaaaaaatttaaagcgattaatattgtatgatttctttctattttatatagttaaatagatattgtattcactataattttcaaacacataattttcataataattttatttttacttttttttttttaattttattttttactttctcaAAGTAATATTCAGTATGTAAGAAATACTCAAATATATTCAGACTCTAAAAATTCtatccaaaaaataaatttgaatctcTTATACTATACGTAAGATTTCGTGTTAAACAGCTATATCTACAACTGCACCAGATATTTCGACATAATACTACAAGTCGAACGCGAAGAATGAATTTCAAAAGACTTTCTTcggtatatatagtatttcatAATGTATCATACAAATGATTtctcataaaaaatgaattataatcgagagattagaaaaaattgtataggGAATTTAccttatcataaatataattcatgtcAATTTGCCGGACTAACCTCAACGCAAACATTTTATCAGTGTACAGTGTTTTCTTTCGTGTTCTCGTTCGTTGCTCGAAAACTTCCTGTCATCAAGGGAAATGTATTTCAGCTGCTTgttataaacgaaaatatctCGTAACTTCTCATAAACCTGTTGCTtcatattttcgttttatcgaaCGATTTATGTGCTAGGAATATGTATGATGCTTATATTGGTTTGAAGTAAAACTTgtcgattataaaaatatatcaatgttagaatatatcatttatttgtcATATCGACAAGATATTATCGAAGATATTATAGAATACATTGCTATATAATACGTGAAATAGTTGaatcattacaaatttttgattcatgtattattattttattgaactttatatattatttttcatatcttttttaactGGAAATCATAGTCAAAAGTTATTATTCCTTGCATAACATTCAAAGAAATGCAAATTCAGAAAGGGTTGAATATATCCACGTTATTTCTGCACGATGAAAGATATAGTCGTAAAAACGTTATGATGTGAAAAAGAATGTATATTCGtgtttaatacaataatacgtTATGCAACTAAGTCACGtaagaataaaagttaaaaatacaattatatttaatatttgtttcgatAATATCTGGactaaatatgaaaaagtaaaaaattaatttttttttacttgctTAAGAAATAGAatgtttataatgaataaattcaattaaatattacaggttttttataaattcaattcatttatataatgaaaataacaaatatatatatatatatatatatatgaaatataattatgtttgatgttatttattttaataatatttctaaataataaaaaaatagaaaatagaatttttataatgaataaatttaaataatttacaatctttttcataaaataatttataatggaaataaaaaaaaaaataaataaataaaataagataaaaattttatttgaataattatttaattgaaaatttgttttattttttattcttaaaagtgattgataatttcttatatttatattgctttTAAATCTGTTaccattcttttatttatatttattacaaatatatttattcccaTTTTTATCTCTGTTATCAATCATTCACAAGTTCCagtattcattttattcgtttagTTATTTTCACATTGAAGTCTCATTATCTTGATTTTCTCTGTTTTAACCaataattagtatttaaatattgatctatttttgtttttcagatTAACAATTCGTATAATCTctattgaataagaaaaaaatctataaaacatggtaagataattcttttttaaattatatagtaacagaaaatttttttcttgaaaattcacGTGTAAtctgttaaaaaaatgtttcttttatttgtttgcagaaatttagatttttaggtGATGGCGATTGCCCTGATTGGTTGCTAGCCGAAATCAACACATTGTCACGTATGGTATgcactttattttaattttttttacattgtaaaaaataaaataattttatacaatgcaataattttaattcttatattatacatcttgtaattatttttcacagacatccattaaaattaagatattaggACAAACGGTTGCAAAGTATCTTACGGAAGGAGAACTCGATgtaagtattaatttataattgttctaaattaattacatttttttggaatctagttattttcatataaaaatttagaattaaaattatttaacaggaataaataaataaattttgaagaaatatcctaaataaaataatatatattaaattaatgtgatattataaaaaataatttgtagattatgttttaattttttaatttttcatttttttttaaggaagaaaaaataaaaaaaattactcaaGATGCCAAGATTGGTAAGTAGAAATTAATCgtattaaatactttattatttttacatttcataaaaatataaatattatatcttaatcgTAATGATTTTTGTCCTTTcacgtttttatatattgtactgTTTCTCTTTTATGAAGAACTGAACGATGCAAAGGCTATGGTAGCAGCTCTTGAATTAATCTTTACATCCTCTGCTCGATATGGCGTTTCCGCCGCTGATTTAAGCAGTGAATTACAGCAACTAGGACTCCCTCGTGAGCATAGCGCTGCAATTGCCAGATTACATACGGATTATTGTCCTCAAATTACTGCTACACTGTCTTCCCAATCCTTGAGAGGTAatcaatgaagaaaataagcGTTATAACttattgttacaattttttcaataaaaaatatcatgatattatcaagaatacattattaagaacataatgtacaattattgaaaaatttctttaaatttcatctattgatatttttttgtattctaattttaagtttttcaaTACCATAATGATATTGTATGaggtaatattaatataatgcatGCACTTTTACAGTGAGTAGATTATCGTCGATCGAAGTTTTGTCCTGTGATAATTCGTCACCTTTCTCTACTGTATctcttaaattaaagaaattggaTGGAAATGTGGaagattctattattaatatttcaaaaaaagatgTACACGTTCTATTAACAggtgagaattaaaattaaaaaagaaaatgttaattataattaatcattcgtttgttttttatagaattacgAAGAGCCAAGTCATTGATGGAAAacctttgaataaataatgttcTGTGTATTaaacacaattatttttattaaaaataataaagtatattgttattattacaaataataaagtaatgctaaaaaaaaagaaataaaatatattttctatgcgtattttatttcatatatcctTTATTATCGCGtttttgataaaaacaaatgttataaatcaataatgatacgataaatattataattgtttatatagaaAGCATACGtcttattaaatgtaaatatcccTTTCATAAAACATATTGACgcacaatgaaaaaataaaatttctgaaatttaagaaaataagaaacattATAGCATAAGTACGAGGAAAGTATTGTTAaggtataatgtatatttattatattatcatttttgtcATATAGCGTAACATTGTTATTtctatagtaataataataataataataataataataataataataatcatcatcatcatcatcatcatcatcatcatcatcatcataatcataatcataatcataataatagtaatcatAGCACCATGAACACTCCAcagtaagtttttttttttttttaattcgttattcGAAAAACACGACGCGCTGATGCGCTTCAAGGGGTGAGAACcgcgatttatataataaatacaattgtgAAAAACTGTACTCGTCTTAACGTCTGCAACGCAGTCTCATAACGGCAGAAGATCGACTGTGAAGAAGAATGACTAGatgatcttttaatattagGAAATTGTTTTTCTGACTAGAACATTAGCGTATCCGATATTTCGCGTCGAGTAAACAAACTCTGGTACTATTACCAATTGCTTTtactttcaaacatttttatcaCTTCATTATCGATACTCGTTtgatatttaacatttcttttttttttcacatagcTCGAATGACGATAATCTTTTCGACTCGGTCAAATTGGAAGAATTCGTGTGAAAACTTGAACGAGACCACTTACCCCGATACGCTCGAGTGTCGGATACGTGTTACAAATCGTGTAAAACGACGCCTTTTAAGTTGATATCTAAATAAAACCGTATCACCGTTCTCACACCCGTTAAGCATCGCGATTTAGGGGTTCGTACAGGTGTTGAGGTTCGCACTTCGTTATCTTCGCAtaccctttttttccttcccacatatagatttcttttctatatttttttgttctctCCTTTGTCTTtccattcatatattttatatatatatatgtatatatatatatctttgtatatATGTTATGTATACGCGTGCACATGTGTGCACGTTGTTTAAGTGTGAGTGTGTGTATCTGTTTGTCTTCTTCTCGGTGTGTacgtgtttatatatatttttatatatatatataccttttttttttcatctttatattttaatctaaaacgTCTTAAT is a window encoding:
- the LOC108001056 gene encoding COMM domain-containing protein 4, whose amino-acid sequence is MKFRFLGDGDCPDWLLAEINTLSRMTSIKIKILGQTVAKYLTEGELDEEKIKKITQDAKIELNDAKAMVAALELIFTSSARYGVSAADLSSELQQLGLPREHSAAIARLHTDYCPQITATLSSQSLRVSRLSSIEVLSCDNSSPFSTVSLKLKKLDGNVEDSIINISKKDVHVLLTELRRAKSLMENL